AATCACAAGAAGTTGCCAATCTTTTGGTTGATGCAGGTATAAAAGGTATTCTCAGCTTTTCCCCTGTTCACCTTCACCTCCCAAAAGATGTGGTCGTTCAGTATGTCGATTTGACAAGCGAACTCCAAACTCTCCTCTATTTTATGCGTAAAGAGGATTAGAAAGCGAAAGCATTTATGAAAAAACCAGTTATTGGGATTACAGGAAATGAAAAAGCTCATCCAGATGATGACATCATGATGAGCTATGCAGCAAAGGGCTTTATTGAAGGAGTCAAGGACGCTGGCGGAATTCCAATCATCCTACCGATTGGTGATCAAGAAATGGCTGCCTATTACATCAGTATCATTGATAAGCTCATCCTAACGGGTGGGCAAAATGTTGATCCAAAATACTATGGTGAACCAAAGGCTATTGATAGTGATGACTACCACCTTCAAAGAGATATTTTTGAACTAGCACTTATCAAAGAAGCGATTAAACAAAAGAAGCCAATTTTCTCTGTTTGTCGGGGTACTCAACTTTTCAATGTCGCTATGGGGGGCACGCTTCACCAAGATATCGAAGATCATTGGCAGGACTGTTCAGCCGAATACACGACCCAACGTCTCGTAACGGAACCTGATACGATTCTCCGAGAAATCTATGGAGAAATCTCTCACATCAACTCCTTCCACCACCAAAGCATTAAAGATCTAGCTTCAAATCTTAAGGTTGTAGCACATGATCCTAAAGATGGAATCATTGAGGCTGTGACAACTACGGATGGCTTTCCTTATCTTGGTGTTCAATGGCATCCTGAATTTCTATTTGAAAATCGCCCCAAAGATAAAACGCTATTTGACTATGTTGTTAACGAACTCTAGGACTTATAAATAGGTTATTAAATCATGAATGAAATTAAAACACCTTCTACTTATGAGATTTTGAGAGATATAGAAGCTAATGTTTTCATATCTTATAAGAAAAAGGAAGCTAATCTTTTCTTATCAAACAATGAAAAAGAAATAAGGGTTTGCTTTCATCTTTCTAATCTCTATAGACTTTTAACAGCGGAAAGTTACCAATCTTTTTCTAAGAATAAAGAGAATTTCGATAAACTATCTCAAAAAGAAAAAGAAAAACAGCTGAAAGAAATGTCTAAAAAGGCAAAACGATTTTGTAAAAAGGCATATGCCAAACTAAAAAGTAAATTTCGTTCAAGTCTTTACTTTCAAGAAAATTTACTTGTACCCACGATAAAACCTCTTCCTGTTATCAATATGGCAGAAGTAGATTCCTATGTTCTAAAAGTGATTGAGTAAGATCATGTGTAATCTTAAATCAGATCCGTCTTTTCACGGTAACTAAAGTAATCCGAGTGCGAGACAATCAGATGGTCCAAGAAAACAATTCCCATCAGTTCGCAGGCATCCTTGACTAGCTTGGTTACATGATCATCATTTCGACTAGGAGATACAGCACCAGATGGATGATTGTGAACGAGAATCACGGAGGTAGCCATATGCTTGAGAGCATAGTGAAGAATTTCCCTCGGTTCAGCAATGCTGCGTGTCGCAGAGCCGATAAAAATAGTTTGCTGATGAATGATTTGATTTTGAGTATTGAGATAGAGCGCCACTAGGTGCTCTTGTTTTTTGTCACCAAGTTCCTGTTGCATTTTCTTGGCTAGCTTTTGACTACTGAGAATACTATCCATCTCAAGGGTTTCATGTTTGTGAATACGATGTCCCAGTTCAATAACCGCTTGTAATTCAATGGCTTTAATCCGTCCAATACCAGACAGACTCTGCAATTCCTGCAGGGTCATTTTCTTTAAATCAGTTAGACCGTTAAGACTATTCAAGACTTTTTGGGCAATTTCAAATACATTAGCCTGACGCGTTCCCGTTCTGAGCAGAATTGCTAGCAATTCTTGATTGCTCAGAGCCTCTACTCCTTCTTTAACTAGTCTTTCTCTAGGCAAGAGTGAATCTTCTTGGAATGAAATACTGTACATAAAAATCCTCCTCACTTTATTATTCGTGAGAAGGATGAAAAATTAGATTTTTTTCTCAATTGGGGCTACGCTAGCTAAGAGTTTTTTCAGCCCCACTTCTGGGAAATTGATTTTCAATTCCTGAGTATCACCGCTACCTGAAACTTCAAGAACTGTCCCTTGCCCCCACTTCTTGTGGAGAGCAATATCCCCAATAGACCAGTTGGTATCGCTTGAATCTTTTTTATTTCCAGCTGCAAATTGTCCAAATGGGAGACCACTTGACTGGATAGAGCTTGGTGCGGCATTGCGTTTCCGTTCTTGAAGGGCTTGAGCTAAGCTCATGCCTTGACCGAAAGCAATCCCACCACTGCTATAAGATGCCTTAAAGCTAGTATTCGCTGGACGAGCCAAACCTTGATACTCAAGTAAGTCCGAACTAATTTCATTGATGAAACGTGTTGGACGGTTATAATTTGTACGACCGAAAAGCAAGCGAGAGTTGGCATTGGTTAGATAGAGGATTTTCTCCGCGCGCGTGATACCTACATAGGCCAAACGGCGTTCTTCTTCTAATTCATCTGGATCCTCGGCCGCACGGCTAAGGGGAAAGACATTCTCCTCCATCCCAATGATAAAGACAACTGGGAACTCAAGTCCCTTAGCTGCATGGAGGGTCATCAAGGTCACTTCTGATGTCTCCTGACTGCCTGTATCCGTATCTGCAATCAAGGCTAAGTCATTCAAGAAACGACTGAGTTTATCCAAACCTGTTTCTTCTTGGCTATCAGGATTGTCATCAAAGTTCTTGGTAACAGATAGGAACTCTTCGATATTTTCAACCCGCGCCTTGCTTTCCAAGGTTGCCTGAGCATTAAGAATATCGACATAACCTGTTTTTTCTAGAACAGCCTCCACCAGCTCGGTGATAGTTAATTGATCCAGTTGCTCCCGCAAATCCAGAATCATATTGGCAAAATCCCAGATAGACTGTGCTGCTTTTCCTTTGATGCCAGACAGCATGATATTGGCTGAAGCATCCAGCATAGACATGTCTTGCATATTAGCAAAGTCGCGAATTTTCTCAACGGTTCCTGGGCCAATTCCACGTTTTGGTTCGTTAATAATGCGCTCAAAACTGATATTGTCACTCAAATTAGCAATAAGATTCAGATAAGCAATAATATCACGGATTTCCTTACGGCTGTAGAACTTAGTCCCACCAACCATGGTATAAGGAATATTGGACTTTAGGAGGGCCTCTTCAATAGTACGAGACTGGGCGTTAGTCCGATAAAGAACTGCAAAATCCTTGTGGAGGAAGTTTTGACTACGACCAAGTTCATCTATGGTTTTGGCTACAAAAACAGCCTCATCTTGTTCGTCATTTGCACGATAGTAAATAATCTGTTCCCCATCAGCATTCTGGGTCCAGAGATTCTTGGGGCGGCGATTTTGATTGTTTTTGATGACGTCATTGGCAGCTTGGAGAATGGTTTTGGTTGAACGGTAATTTTCCTCTAGCAAAACTACCTTGGCTTGAGGATAATCTTTCTCGAAATCCAAGATATTCTGCATATCAGCCCCACGCCAACCGTAAATAGACTGGTCAGCATCACCGACTACGCAGATATTTTTAAAGCGTGAAGCCAAGAGTTTGACCAGTTGGTACTGGGCATGGTTGGTATCTTGGTACTCATCAACATGAATGTACTGGAACTTCTGCTGGTAGTAGGTCAAAACATCAGGATTCTGATCAAAGAGACGCAAAGTCAACATAATCAAATCATCAAAGTCAACCGACTCTGACTGACGAAGCTCTTTTTGATAGGCTGTGTAACACTGAGCTACGATTTGCGTATACATATCACCAGCTTGAGCAGCATAAGCCACATCATCAATTAGGTCGTTCTTAGCATTGGAAATGGTTCCCAAAATAGTCCGTTCATTCCATTTTTTAGGATCCAAGTTTAATTGCTTGAGAATGCGCTTCATGAGAGTTCGTTGCTCTCCTGGATCTACAATAGTGAAATTACGATTGTAGCCAATATGATCCGCATCACGACGCAAAATACGAACACACATGGAGTGAAAGGTCGCAATTAGGCAGTCCTGTGTTGCTGGATTGAGGCCATAGGCGCGCTCCTTCATCTCACGCGCCGCCTTATTGGTAAAGGTAATGGCCAAGATATTCCAAGGATTGACCATCTTTTCATCAATCAAGTAGGCGATTCTGTGAGTTAAAACACGAGTCTTCCCAGAACCAGCACCAGCCATGATTAACAAGGGCCCTTCTGTCGTTTGCACCGCCTCAGCTTGACGGTCATTCATTCCATTCAATAATGCGTTCATTTTCTCTTCCTTACTCTTGAAGTCAATATTTCTATTATATCAGAAATCAGGGAAAATATCTTTACCTAGACTGTTTGCTTGTAGAAGACACCTCTCTCATCAGCTGAAGACAACTCCCATATCTAGACAAGAAAATGAGCTTGGAAAGCTTTTCCAAACTCATTTTAATTCAATTACAATATACTAGAACAAACCTAGAACAGTTCCGTCGCTTTCAACATCCATGTTGAGAGCTGCTGGTCGTTTTGGAAGACCTGGCATGGTCATGACATCACCTGTTAAGGCAACGATGAAGCCCGCACCTAATTTTGGTACCAATTCACGAATGGTAATTTCAAAGTTCTCTGGTGCTCCAAGTGCATTTGGATTGTCTGAGAAACTGTACTGAGTTTTAGCCATACAGATTGGCAATTTGTCCCAACCATTCTGAACGATTTGGGCGATTTGCGTTTGAGCTTTCTTTTCAAAGTTGACTTTTGTACCGCGATAGATTTCAGTGACAATCTTTTCAATCTTTTCTTGGACAGAAAGGTTATTGTCATAAAGACGTGTGTAGTTAGCTGGATTTTCTGAGATTGTCTTGACAAGTGTTTCGGCAAGTGCTACACCACCTTCTGCGCCATCAGCCCAGACACTTGCTAGTTCAACTGGCACATCAATTGAGGCACATAGTTCCTTCAAGGCAGCGATTTCAGCTTCTGTATCAGAAACAAATTCGTTAATCGCGACAACTGCAGGCACTCCAAATTTACGGATGTTCTCAACGTGGCGTTTCAAGTTAGCAAAACCTGCACGAACTGCCTCAACATTTTCCTCTGTCAAAGCATCTTTAGCCACACCACCATTCATCTTAAGAGCACGGAGGGTTGCAACAATGACTACCGCATCTGGAGAAGTTGGCAAGTTTGGTGTTTTGATATCAAGGAATTTCTCAGCGCCAAGGTCTGCACCAAAACCAGCTTCAGTAACAGTATAATCAGCCAAGCGAAGGGCTGTGCTTGTTGCCAAAACAGAGTTACATCCATGAGCAATATTGGCAAATGGACCACCATGTACAAAGGCAGGTGTACCATAAATTGTCTGAACCAAGTTCGGTTTAATGGCATCTTTCAAGATCAAAGCCAAGGCACCTTCAACCTTTAAATCACCTACAGAAACAGGGGTACGGTCGTAGCGATAGCCGATAACGATATTAGCCAAACGGCGTTTCAAGTCCTCGATGTCCGTCGCCAAGCACAAAATCGCCATGATTTCAGAAGCAACTGTAATATCAAAACCATCCTCACGTGGAATACCATTTAGAGGACCGCCAAGACCAACAGTCACATGGCGAAGAGCACGGTCGTTCAAGTCCACAACACGCTTCCAAATAATACGACGTTGGTCAATTCCCAGCTCATTTCCTTGGTGCAAGTGATTGTCAACCAAGGCAGAAAGGGCATTGTTAGCAGTTGTAATGGCATGCATATCCCCAGTAAAGTGGAGGTTGATGTCTTCCATTGGCAACACTTGGGCATAACCACCACCAGCAGCACCACCCTTAATTCCCATTACTGGGCCAAGAGACGGTTCGCGAATAGCAATCATAGTTTTCTTGCCAATCTTGTTCAAGGCGTCTGCCAGACCAATGGTAATAGTTGATTTCCCCTCACCAGCAGGTGTTGGGTTGATGGCAGTAACCAAGATCAATTTCCCAACTGGATTGCTCTCAACTGCACGAATTTTATCAAAGCTGAGTTTAGCCTTGTACTTTCCATACAATTCCAAATCATCGTAAGAAATACCCAGTTTCTCAACAACATCAACGATTGGTTTTAACTCAATACTCTGCGCGATTTCAATATCTGTTTTCATTCAAAACTCCTCTAACCTCTAATGTGATAATTCATTATAACACAAAACAAGATTTTTAACATCCATAAACTCTCTAAACGTTCGTAAATACCCTTGATTTCAAGATTTTTAGAGCCCTTTGAAAAATTTTATATGGCTTTATAGTTATAAACTATAGTGTAGCTTTGTTTTAGCAAAATTTTATCTCTTTCATTTTACTTACTGTTTATTTTTGTGTACAATAGTGCTATGAAAATTTTAGTCACATCGGGCGGTACCAGTGAGGCTATTGATAGTGTCCGCTCTATTACTAACCATTCTACAGGTCGCTTGGGGAAAATCATCACAGAAACCTTGCTTGCTGCGGGGCATGAAGTTTGTTTGATAACGACAAAACGAGCTCTGAAGCCAGAAGCTCATCCCAACCTAAGCATTCGAGAAATTGATAATACCAACGACCTTCTAGTTGTGATGCAAGAACTTGTTAAGGAATATCAGGTCTTAATCCACTCAATGGCTGTGTCTGACTACACTCCTGTTTATATGACGGGACTAGATGAAGTTAAGACGAGCTCTAACCTGGAAGAATTATTAGATAAGAAAAATAAAGAAGCTAAGATTTCTTCAACTGATGAAGTTCAGGTTTTATTCCTGAAAAAAACTCCAAAAATCATCTCTCTAGTCAAGGAATGGAATCCTGCTATTCATCTGATTGGGTTTAAATTGCTGGTTGATGTCTCTAAGGATTATCTCATTGAGATCGCACGAAAGAGTCTTATCAAGAACCAAGCAGACTTAATCATTGCAAATGACCTGACTCAAATCTCAGCAAATCAGCATGATGCAATCTTTGTTGAGAGAGAACAACTCCAAACAGTTCAAACCAAAGAGGAAATTGCAAACCTCCTCCTTGAAAAAATTCAAGCATACGATTCATAGAAAGGAAAGCCATGGCAAATATTCTCATCGCAGTGACAGGTTCCATTGCCTCCTATAAAGCAGCTGATCTAGTCAGTTCCTTGAAAAAACAAGGCCATGATGTCACTGTATTAATGACTGAGGCAGCGAGAGAGTTTATCCAACCGTTGACACTACAGGTCCTCTCTCAAAATCCTGTCCACCTTGACGTCATGAAGGAGCCTTATCCTAATCAAGTCAATCATATCGAACTAGGCAAAAGAACCGATCTTTTTATTGTAGCCCCTGCTACTGCTAATACCATAGCAAAGTTAGCCCATGGCTTTGCGGACAACATGATGACAAGTACAGCGCTTGCCCTGCCAGACCACGTCAAAAAGCTAATCGCACCAGCCATGAACACAAAAATGTATGACCATCCGGCAACTCAGGCTAATCTAAAAACATTAGAGACCTATGGTTATCAGATCATCTCTCCAAAAGAATCTCTACTAGCCTGTGGCGATCACGGCAAAGGCGCCCTAGCTGACCTGAATACTATTTTAGAAAGAATAAAGGAAACCCTCGATGAACAAACGCTCTAACATTGCACCGATTGCTATCTTTTTTGCAGTTATGCTCGTTATCCACTTTTTGAGTTCTCTCCTATTTAACCTTTTCCCATTCCCAATTAAACCAACTATCGTTCATATTCCAGTCATTATTGCTAGTATCATCTATGGACCTCGGGTTGGGGTTACACTTGGTTTTCTTATGGGACTATTGAGCTTAACGGTAAACACAATTACCATCCTTCCAACAAGCTACCTCTTCTCACCATTCGTACCGAACGGAAACATCTATTCTGCGATTATCGCTATTGTCCCTCGCGTTTTGATTGGGCTGACACCTTACTTGGTTTATAAATTATTAAAAAACAGAACGGGTCTCATCTTTGCTGGTGCTCTCGGTTCCCTTACCAACACCGTCTTTGTCCTTGGGGGAATCTTCTTCCTTTTTGGAAATGTCTTCGACGGCAATATCCAAAAACTCCTAGCAACCGTTATTTCTACAAACTCTATTGCCGAGCTTGTCATCTCTGCCGTTCTCACAGTAGCAATTGTTCCCCGTCTCGAAACCTTGAAGAAATAAAAAATCAACTCCACTTTCATAATGAAAGTGGAGTTTTCATATTTTAAGCATGAGAATAATCAAAAGGATATGAACACCGAGTCTCACTACATGATGTGAAAGAGGAGTTGGTTCTTGGTTTCTCTGACTATCCAAGTATATACTTACCGACAATAAAATCAAACCAAAAGCAATCATCATATTGACAAAATGAACAATTTCTAACATGATTCCTATAACTTCCATATAGTAAAATCCTACTAAGGGATTAAAGACAAGTGAAAGAGCCAAAACACCTGCTAATAGAGAGAGTAGCGAAAGGACCAATAAACTATAAACTAGGAAGCGAGTCCAACCTGAGACTACTTTCCCTTCTTTTTTCTGCTTTGACATCATCACGATTACCACGATTAGGTAAACAAAAAGTATCATCACAATTTCTCCTCAGTTCCTATTATTCTTTACCACATTTTAACCAAATTTTCCTGAAAAATCAATAATGCTTCTTGACTTGATTGGTGATTTATTGTACTATACTTGTGTATATACAGACAAATGGAGGTTCTTATGGATATACGGAAAAAAACGCAGTTTATGACTATGACTGCCCTACTCACTGCAATAGCGATTTTGATTCCAATCATTATGCCTTTTAAAATCGTTATCCCACCGGCTTCTTACACCTTGGGAAGTCATATCCCCATCTTTATCGCCATGTTTCTTTCGCCTTTGATGGCTGCTTTTGTAATTATTGCTTCTAGTCTTGGTTTTCTGATGGCAGGCTATCCGCCTGTTATTGTACTCCGTGCCTTTTCACACATTGTTTTTGGTACTTTGGGAGCTTTGTACTTAAAAAAATTCCCTGAAACCTTGAATAAACCAAAGGCGTCTTGGATTTTTAACTTTGTTTTGGGTGTTGTTCATGCTATCGCTGAAGTAATAGCTTGTATCATCTTTTATGCTACTTCAGGGACAAATGTTGAAAATATGTTTTATGTTCTCTTTGTCCTAGTTGGTTTTGGAACAATTGTCCATAGTATGGTAGACTATACATTAGCACTAGCTGTCTATAAAGTGCTTCGAAAACGTCGCTAAAAGGAAAAACTATGACAAAGGATCGCAAACAAGCTCTTCTCAAACTGTTAAAAGAGGCGCCAAAAGCTCTCAATGGTCAAACCTTGGCTGAACACTTCCATGTTACGCGCCAAGTCATTGTACAGGACATCGCTATTCTCCGAGCAGATGGAGCTCCTATCCTATCCACCAATCGTGGCTATATCTACAAAGAAAATGATGCCAGCCCCTACGTCCACAAACTCTTTAAAGTGAAACATGAACTGGAAGAAATCGGGCAGGAACTTCTAGCCATTGTAGATAATGGCGGACGCGTTCAAAATATCTTAATCGATCATCCCGTTTATGGTGAAATTGAAACCCTACTCAAACTCACCTGCCGCCGAGATGTCCAGCACTTTCTGGAACAAGTCGAGAATTCAGACTTTAGACCCCTTTCTGAATTGACAGACGGCATCCATTACCACCTTGTTGAAGCCGAGACACAACAAGACCTCCACTATATCGAGGAGGCCTTGGATCAGTTGGGTTATTTGGTAAAAGACTAGAAGATTTCTTTCTCCCAGCCGTCCTCTGTACGGTGGCGATAGAAGAACTCAGACTTGTCAGGTGCTTCCATCATTTCCATCAAAGGCAACATATCATAGGCCAGATCCAAGTTTGGAATCTGGTCTTTTTGCACCCAAGATACTTCTCCTTCCTCTGAGGATTGGAGATTTCCAGTAAACTCTGTCGCTTTATAGCAAACGACGATGTAGCGCCCACCTGTATCTAAGGGCCAGTTTTTAATACCGACTAGTTGTGGATTCTGAATGGTTAGACCTGTTTCTTCATAAATCTCACGAATGACAGACTCGGCAAAGGCCTCGCCATTCTCAACATGTCCTCCTGGAAAGGCATAGCCAGACCAGCGATTGTTTTCGGGTGAACGAAACTGCATCACCACGCGCTGGGTTTCGAGGTCTTCAATCAGACAGATGTTGGTTAAAATAGTTGCTTGGGCACGGGACATAGGTTTACTCGCTTTCTAAGTTATTAAAATGTATCTTCGTTGTATTTTACTTCTGCCTTCATGATAAAGGGATTGATCAATTCATGATGTTCATAAGTAGTACGGGCCAAAAAACCTCTAGCAATGATGATTTCCTTATCTTCTATGCGATAGTCTATATTGATAGGGACGGCTGGATCCGAGATAACTGATAAAACAAAGAATGCTGCAAACCAAAGGTAAAATGTCACCAATCCACTAAATATTTGAAAAATAAGGTGATACCATTTAGCATCTCTTGTTCTATAAAAGATTCTCCAGGGATGGATTAGGAAGGTCAAACAAAGAATGAAAAACCAACTATTCCACAAAATCGGCGTAAAAGATAGTCCAAAAACCAACAACACCAAATGAAGAACCACAAAGCTCAGCAAAGCCAAATAGAGTGTTTTAAATGAAAATAACCTAGTTCGATTTTCTTTTGTCATGATTTTTCCTCTTTTTGTCCTTATATTTCAAAATCACCATCAATATCGCTGGAATGATGAAAAAGATTAGATAGGTAGCAATTGGAAGCCAGATGTAGCGATAATCGACAGATAATAGGGAAGGAATTTTTTTAACATTTCTCCCTTTCACCCCAACAAGTAAGTGGAGGAGAAAAATAGGTCCGTTTATGAATAGAAAAGTTTTTAAAAATCCTTGTACTGAAGCCTTGTTGCTAAAACTATCTCTAAAAATACCTTGATAGAATGTGTGAACCAAAAAGACAAAATTCATAATAATTGGCAAGACATAGGACAGTTCTTGATATGGTTTCGGGATAAGTGACGTCTCGAACAACACATACATGATACCAAAAATAGATAATAATATTATACCACCATCCATAAAAGAAGCAATCTTTGAATGTCTTTCCATCCACAATTGGACGTGAGCTACCAAAGAATACTTTTTATGGATTTTTCTCATTTGTCTGTTCTGTTGTTTGACCTTCTTTTGTCTCTTAATCTTTCGTTCCATTTACGCCTCCTTCTTCTCTTTTC
This genomic stretch from Streptococcus sp. 1643 harbors:
- the radC gene encoding DNA repair protein RadC; this translates as MYSISFQEDSLLPRERLVKEGVEALSNQELLAILLRTGTRQANVFEIAQKVLNSLNGLTDLKKMTLQELQSLSGIGRIKAIELQAVIELGHRIHKHETLEMDSILSSQKLAKKMQQELGDKKQEHLVALYLNTQNQIIHQQTIFIGSATRSIAEPREILHYALKHMATSVILVHNHPSGAVSPSRNDDHVTKLVKDACELMGIVFLDHLIVSHSDYFSYREKTDLI
- a CDS encoding formate--tetrahydrofolate ligase, with translation MKTDIEIAQSIELKPIVDVVEKLGISYDDLELYGKYKAKLSFDKIRAVESNPVGKLILVTAINPTPAGEGKSTITIGLADALNKIGKKTMIAIREPSLGPVMGIKGGAAGGGYAQVLPMEDINLHFTGDMHAITTANNALSALVDNHLHQGNELGIDQRRIIWKRVVDLNDRALRHVTVGLGGPLNGIPREDGFDITVASEIMAILCLATDIEDLKRRLANIVIGYRYDRTPVSVGDLKVEGALALILKDAIKPNLVQTIYGTPAFVHGGPFANIAHGCNSVLATSTALRLADYTVTEAGFGADLGAEKFLDIKTPNLPTSPDAVVIVATLRALKMNGGVAKDALTEENVEAVRAGFANLKRHVENIRKFGVPAVVAINEFVSDTEAEIAALKELCASIDVPVELASVWADGAEGGVALAETLVKTISENPANYTRLYDNNLSVQEKIEKIVTEIYRGTKVNFEKKAQTQIAQIVQNGWDKLPICMAKTQYSFSDNPNALGAPENFEITIRELVPKLGAGFIVALTGDVMTMPGLPKRPAALNMDVESDGTVLGLF
- a CDS encoding gamma-glutamyl-gamma-aminobutyrate hydrolase family protein; the protein is MKKPVIGITGNEKAHPDDDIMMSYAAKGFIEGVKDAGGIPIILPIGDQEMAAYYISIIDKLILTGGQNVDPKYYGEPKAIDSDDYHLQRDIFELALIKEAIKQKKPIFSVCRGTQLFNVAMGGTLHQDIEDHWQDCSAEYTTQRLVTEPDTILREIYGEISHINSFHHQSIKDLASNLKVVAHDPKDGIIEAVTTTDGFPYLGVQWHPEFLFENRPKDKTLFDYVVNEL
- the pcrA gene encoding DNA helicase PcrA yields the protein MNALLNGMNDRQAEAVQTTEGPLLIMAGAGSGKTRVLTHRIAYLIDEKMVNPWNILAITFTNKAAREMKERAYGLNPATQDCLIATFHSMCVRILRRDADHIGYNRNFTIVDPGEQRTLMKRILKQLNLDPKKWNERTILGTISNAKNDLIDDVAYAAQAGDMYTQIVAQCYTAYQKELRQSESVDFDDLIMLTLRLFDQNPDVLTYYQQKFQYIHVDEYQDTNHAQYQLVKLLASRFKNICVVGDADQSIYGWRGADMQNILDFEKDYPQAKVVLLEENYRSTKTILQAANDVIKNNQNRRPKNLWTQNADGEQIIYYRANDEQDEAVFVAKTIDELGRSQNFLHKDFAVLYRTNAQSRTIEEALLKSNIPYTMVGGTKFYSRKEIRDIIAYLNLIANLSDNISFERIINEPKRGIGPGTVEKIRDFANMQDMSMLDASANIMLSGIKGKAAQSIWDFANMILDLREQLDQLTITELVEAVLEKTGYVDILNAQATLESKARVENIEEFLSVTKNFDDNPDSQEETGLDKLSRFLNDLALIADTDTGSQETSEVTLMTLHAAKGLEFPVVFIIGMEENVFPLSRAAEDPDELEEERRLAYVGITRAEKILYLTNANSRLLFGRTNYNRPTRFINEISSDLLEYQGLARPANTSFKASYSSGGIAFGQGMSLAQALQERKRNAAPSSIQSSGLPFGQFAAGNKKDSSDTNWSIGDIALHKKWGQGTVLEVSGSGDTQELKINFPEVGLKKLLASVAPIEKKI
- the coaB gene encoding phosphopantothenate--cysteine ligase, which encodes MKILVTSGGTSEAIDSVRSITNHSTGRLGKIITETLLAAGHEVCLITTKRALKPEAHPNLSIREIDNTNDLLVVMQELVKEYQVLIHSMAVSDYTPVYMTGLDEVKTSSNLEELLDKKNKEAKISSTDEVQVLFLKKTPKIISLVKEWNPAIHLIGFKLLVDVSKDYLIEIARKSLIKNQADLIIANDLTQISANQHDAIFVEREQLQTVQTKEEIANLLLEKIQAYDS
- a CDS encoding transcription repressor NadR, producing MTKDRKQALLKLLKEAPKALNGQTLAEHFHVTRQVIVQDIAILRADGAPILSTNRGYIYKENDASPYVHKLFKVKHELEEIGQELLAIVDNGGRVQNILIDHPVYGEIETLLKLTCRRDVQHFLEQVENSDFRPLSELTDGIHYHLVEAETQQDLHYIEEALDQLGYLVKD
- a CDS encoding ECF transporter S component, encoding MDIRKKTQFMTMTALLTAIAILIPIIMPFKIVIPPASYTLGSHIPIFIAMFLSPLMAAFVIIASSLGFLMAGYPPVIVLRAFSHIVFGTLGALYLKKFPETLNKPKASWIFNFVLGVVHAIAEVIACIIFYATSGTNVENMFYVLFVLVGFGTIVHSMVDYTLALAVYKVLRKRR
- a CDS encoding ECF transporter S component, whose product is MNKRSNIAPIAIFFAVMLVIHFLSSLLFNLFPFPIKPTIVHIPVIIASIIYGPRVGVTLGFLMGLLSLTVNTITILPTSYLFSPFVPNGNIYSAIIAIVPRVLIGLTPYLVYKLLKNRTGLIFAGALGSLTNTVFVLGGIFFLFGNVFDGNIQKLLATVISTNSIAELVISAVLTVAIVPRLETLKK
- a CDS encoding 8-oxo-dGTP diphosphatase, whose translation is MSRAQATILTNICLIEDLETQRVVMQFRSPENNRWSGYAFPGGHVENGEAFAESVIREIYEETGLTIQNPQLVGIKNWPLDTGGRYIVVCYKATEFTGNLQSSEEGEVSWVQKDQIPNLDLAYDMLPLMEMMEAPDKSEFFYRHRTEDGWEKEIF
- the coaC gene encoding phosphopantothenoylcysteine decarboxylase; this translates as MANILIAVTGSIASYKAADLVSSLKKQGHDVTVLMTEAAREFIQPLTLQVLSQNPVHLDVMKEPYPNQVNHIELGKRTDLFIVAPATANTIAKLAHGFADNMMTSTALALPDHVKKLIAPAMNTKMYDHPATQANLKTLETYGYQIISPKESLLACGDHGKGALADLNTILERIKETLDEQTL